A single window of Candidatus Eisenbacteria bacterium DNA harbors:
- a CDS encoding tetratricopeptide repeat protein has product MLPSVERREILVQAVLVVLLALLAFANTLSNGFVGTDRAAIVEGKALLRSGTELARAFAKPAWTFREASSTGKGGYFRPVSSISYTIDHAFYGKRPAGYHATNAVLHAAASLLLFLLLRRLFARSRVPLLAALLFAVHPIHTEAVAWISGRGGLLSALGVIAALLLYTRWGEHRAYAVGSLAAGALALGSKECAIVLPLLVLLVRARLRKEDEPFFSWRREGSFFLLALAYAALRLSALGTVGTGAAQDAGTAVLAPTMLRVIAGYVRLLFLPHPLHTNDAVRLSVSALEPGVFFSLLFLAAVVVGFLRLGRQRIEVPFGLLWLGITLLPFLNVLPILQFRAERFLYLPSAGFLVAAAALLDRWGGRIVGRGKKLGLEPGEAVTAALVLVLAFGTVARNRTWKDDTTLYTDTLAKNRYAPEATYRLGLDAYRGGAYREAAHLIRASLALDPGWAAYLPVPDVHADLGLALYKLSEFENAEAAFCEALRLRPRMLEARFGIALVASALGRHEEAVHQYEVILEADPARDDARYNLALEFEALNAPSQAEHVYRTLLERNPARKDAHLNLGSLLARQGRLEEALRFYRNALRLAPQDPKIHFNVGLLFAAAGERAGAEEALRTTLELDPNYQEARALLEELALTDSVP; this is encoded by the coding sequence GTGCTCCCATCCGTCGAGCGCCGCGAGATCCTGGTCCAGGCGGTTCTCGTCGTGCTCCTCGCGCTCCTCGCCTTTGCGAACACTCTCTCGAACGGGTTCGTCGGGACCGATCGGGCGGCGATCGTCGAGGGGAAGGCGCTCCTTCGCTCGGGAACCGAGCTCGCGCGGGCGTTCGCGAAGCCGGCCTGGACATTCCGGGAAGCGTCCTCCACGGGGAAGGGGGGCTACTTCCGCCCGGTCTCTTCGATCTCGTACACGATCGACCACGCTTTCTACGGAAAGCGCCCCGCGGGATATCACGCGACGAACGCCGTTCTCCACGCGGCAGCCTCGCTCCTCCTCTTTCTTCTTCTCCGCCGCCTCTTCGCGCGGAGCCGCGTTCCCCTTCTCGCCGCGCTCCTCTTCGCCGTCCACCCGATCCACACCGAGGCGGTCGCGTGGATTTCGGGACGAGGCGGGCTTCTCTCCGCGCTCGGCGTGATCGCCGCGCTCCTTCTCTACACGCGATGGGGGGAGCACCGCGCCTACGCCGTCGGGAGCCTCGCGGCCGGCGCCCTCGCTCTCGGCTCGAAGGAGTGCGCGATCGTCCTCCCTCTTCTCGTTCTTCTCGTCCGCGCGCGTCTCCGCAAAGAAGACGAGCCGTTTTTCTCGTGGAGGCGCGAGGGATCCTTCTTCCTTCTCGCGCTCGCGTACGCCGCGCTCCGCTTGTCGGCGCTCGGAACGGTCGGGACCGGCGCGGCGCAGGACGCGGGCACCGCGGTTCTCGCGCCGACCATGCTCCGTGTGATCGCCGGGTACGTCCGGCTCCTCTTCCTCCCCCACCCGCTCCACACGAACGACGCGGTTCGCCTTTCCGTCTCGGCTCTCGAGCCGGGGGTCTTTTTCTCCCTTCTCTTTCTCGCCGCGGTCGTGGTCGGGTTCCTTCGGCTGGGGCGGCAGCGGATCGAGGTCCCCTTCGGCCTCCTCTGGCTCGGAATCACCTTACTTCCTTTTCTTAACGTCCTGCCGATTCTTCAGTTCCGCGCAGAGAGGTTCCTTTATCTCCCCTCGGCGGGGTTTCTCGTCGCGGCGGCGGCGCTCCTCGATCGCTGGGGAGGCCGCATCGTGGGGCGCGGGAAGAAGCTGGGGCTCGAACCGGGGGAGGCGGTCACCGCGGCGCTCGTTCTCGTCCTCGCCTTCGGCACGGTCGCTCGGAATCGGACGTGGAAAGACGACACGACGCTCTACACCGACACGCTCGCGAAGAACCGGTACGCGCCCGAGGCGACCTACCGGCTCGGGCTGGACGCCTACCGCGGCGGGGCCTACCGCGAGGCGGCGCATCTGATCCGCGCGTCGCTCGCGCTCGACCCCGGATGGGCCGCGTACCTTCCAGTCCCGGACGTCCACGCCGATCTCGGGCTCGCCCTCTACAAGCTGAGCGAGTTCGAGAACGCCGAAGCGGCCTTCTGTGAAGCGCTTCGCCTCCGCCCGAGGATGCTCGAGGCGCGCTTCGGGATCGCGCTCGTGGCCTCCGCGCTCGGCCGGCACGAGGAGGCCGTCCATCAGTACGAGGTCATTCTGGAGGCCGACCCGGCGCGCGACGACGCGCGATATAACCTGGCCTTGGAGTTCGAGGCCTTGAATGCCCCCTCGCAAGCGGAGCACGTCTACCGCACCCTCCTCGAGAGGAATCCCGCCCGAAAGGACGCGCACCTCAACCTCGGATCGCTCCTCGCGCGGCAAGGGCGCCTTGAGGAAGCGCTCCGCTTCTACCGGAACGCCCTCCGGCTCGCCCCCCAGGACCCAAAGATCCACTTCAACGTCGGCCTTCTCTTCGCCGCCGCCGGGGAGCGGGCCGGGGCGGAAGAAGCCCTCCGGACGACCCTCGAGCTCGACCCGAACTATCAGGAGGCGCGGGCCCTCCTCGAGGAGCTGGCCCTCACGGACTCGGTCCCCTAA
- a CDS encoding PD-(D/E)XK nuclease family protein translates to MRRESSRVVLLTGRTGSGKTRRIADLFRSRGGETPGRGALVLLPDRGAARELRLQLLHQSTIDGFFDSGITTFEDFAASLLGVGREETAAPEEESLLLLALAPEWPGPLAARASSPRFRGAFLRWASELRALGLGGEEIRALAGALPGPEGRLGLLAEAADRLRRAEEERGLLFREDLPRRAARAIENGSLRFSPPDVLLVDGFHHLTPVRLDLLAAIARRTPEVFLTLPAADPRDPWAGRMIERTHSALMETLAPIEEEIPGGDDPPPPVFLGGADRREEIERIAREILRLAREEEKKPGDALLLFRDVAPYRSVVEDVFDHYRIPFRGRFQTGAASTPPGRSLLDCVRLAREGATRASVDSWLKNRMFDVDPDLADRAVAGWRATPEPRDEEALLVEVAAFDRGFATERVEPLVRFAREMREARGGEAIRALREAWLEWIDPSLRESAFPVRDRPLVGASVVRLVDLLDRLERSFGREARFREAPAAEILERAREEIARARVSYAAGNGAGVRVDDFRHGQNLRAPVVFVAGLEASLCPRPYDPGAFWNEGDRERLNASGQHRVPDRAFHADEERFLFRRACERGTELLYLTAPGFQPGGKACAESLFRQEMRSEWAERAREDLGGTERFASERAIVAARDLFPFLASRADPAERDLKGIALAAALLARSGNEPPDPPRSFLEPVSMSAVRPFRAWLRRRAEWSVTELEDFQACPFRYLAKHVFRLRETEESAEYALPVVSEGEAIHRALEAAVPNDCDVKEILPRCFEEARGAFPERIGHRLAEEELRENLIALLDEDAAFRREHGWMPDAFEFRFGRAEKRPVEIAGGLRIRGRIDRLDRSLGGRVLVVDYKRSGRGGRAELERGLREERNLALPLYVLAAAERTGMRPAGAFLLSVREGRRVGFYDLSLAGEGIVPDPKKARASAALEEEDFAERLRRAAAVAREAAESVRKGSFPVEPADEKVCDSLGCPYGDLCRVVLAAREEEGGEEE, encoded by the coding sequence ATGCGCCGGGAGAGTAGCCGCGTCGTCCTCCTCACCGGGAGGACCGGCTCGGGGAAGACGCGCCGGATCGCGGATCTCTTTCGCTCGAGGGGAGGAGAGACTCCCGGGCGGGGCGCCCTCGTTCTTCTTCCGGACCGCGGGGCGGCGCGCGAGCTTCGCCTGCAATTACTTCATCAATCAACTATCGACGGCTTCTTCGATTCGGGGATCACGACGTTCGAGGACTTCGCCGCGAGCCTTCTCGGCGTCGGCCGCGAGGAAACGGCCGCCCCCGAGGAGGAGTCGCTTCTTCTTCTCGCGCTCGCTCCGGAATGGCCGGGGCCCCTCGCCGCGCGCGCGTCGTCCCCCCGTTTCCGCGGGGCGTTCCTCCGCTGGGCCTCCGAGCTTCGCGCGCTCGGCCTGGGGGGGGAGGAGATCCGCGCGCTCGCGGGCGCCCTCCCCGGTCCGGAAGGACGCCTCGGTCTTCTCGCGGAGGCGGCCGATCGGCTCCGCCGCGCGGAGGAAGAGAGAGGGCTCCTCTTTCGAGAGGACCTTCCGCGCCGAGCGGCGCGGGCGATCGAGAACGGCTCTCTCCGCTTTTCCCCGCCCGATGTCTTGCTCGTCGACGGGTTCCACCATCTCACCCCGGTTCGTCTCGATCTCCTCGCGGCGATCGCGCGGCGAACGCCCGAGGTCTTCCTCACGCTTCCGGCGGCGGATCCGCGGGATCCGTGGGCGGGGAGGATGATCGAGAGAACGCACTCGGCCCTGATGGAAACCCTCGCGCCGATCGAGGAGGAGATCCCCGGCGGCGACGATCCGCCTCCGCCCGTCTTTCTCGGAGGGGCCGACCGGCGCGAGGAGATCGAGCGGATCGCGCGGGAGATCCTCCGTCTCGCACGGGAGGAGGAGAAGAAGCCTGGCGACGCGCTTCTCCTCTTCCGGGACGTCGCGCCGTACCGGAGCGTCGTCGAGGATGTCTTCGATCACTATCGGATCCCGTTTCGAGGGCGCTTCCAAACGGGAGCCGCCTCCACCCCGCCGGGGAGATCCCTTCTCGATTGCGTCCGACTTGCGCGGGAAGGGGCGACGCGGGCATCGGTCGATTCATGGCTCAAGAATCGGATGTTCGATGTCGATCCGGACCTCGCCGATCGCGCGGTCGCCGGTTGGCGCGCGACCCCCGAGCCCCGGGACGAGGAGGCGCTTCTTGTCGAGGTCGCCGCGTTCGATCGGGGGTTCGCGACCGAGCGGGTGGAGCCGCTCGTCCGCTTCGCGCGCGAGATGCGGGAGGCGCGGGGGGGCGAGGCGATCCGCGCGCTTCGCGAAGCGTGGCTCGAGTGGATCGACCCCTCGCTCCGGGAGTCCGCCTTCCCCGTGAGGGACCGTCCGCTCGTCGGGGCGTCGGTCGTCCGCCTCGTCGATCTTCTCGACCGGCTCGAACGCTCGTTCGGTCGGGAAGCGCGTTTTCGAGAAGCGCCGGCGGCCGAGATCCTCGAACGCGCGCGGGAGGAGATCGCGCGGGCGCGCGTTTCGTACGCCGCCGGGAACGGAGCGGGCGTTCGCGTGGACGATTTCCGGCACGGCCAGAACCTCCGCGCGCCGGTCGTGTTCGTCGCGGGGCTCGAGGCGTCCCTCTGCCCGCGCCCGTACGATCCCGGTGCGTTCTGGAACGAGGGGGATAGGGAGCGGCTGAACGCGAGCGGGCAGCACCGCGTTCCGGACCGCGCGTTCCACGCCGACGAGGAGCGGTTTCTCTTCCGGCGCGCGTGCGAGCGGGGGACGGAGCTTCTCTATCTCACCGCTCCCGGATTTCAACCGGGAGGAAAGGCGTGCGCGGAGTCCCTCTTCCGTCAGGAGATGAGGAGCGAGTGGGCGGAGCGCGCCCGCGAGGATCTCGGCGGCACCGAGCGCTTCGCGTCGGAGCGCGCGATCGTCGCGGCGCGGGATCTCTTCCCATTCCTCGCCTCGCGCGCCGATCCGGCGGAACGGGACCTCAAGGGGATCGCGCTCGCGGCGGCGCTCCTCGCCCGATCGGGAAACGAGCCGCCCGATCCTCCCCGTTCCTTTCTCGAACCGGTGTCGATGTCCGCCGTGCGCCCGTTCCGCGCGTGGCTTCGCCGGCGCGCCGAATGGTCGGTGACCGAGCTCGAGGACTTTCAGGCATGCCCCTTCCGCTATCTCGCGAAGCACGTCTTTCGTCTTCGCGAGACGGAGGAGAGCGCGGAGTACGCCCTTCCCGTCGTCTCCGAAGGGGAGGCGATCCACCGCGCCCTCGAGGCGGCCGTCCCGAACGATTGCGATGTCAAGGAAATCCTCCCGCGGTGCTTCGAGGAGGCGCGCGGCGCGTTCCCGGAGAGGATCGGGCATCGTCTCGCGGAGGAAGAACTTCGGGAGAACTTGATCGCGCTTCTCGATGAGGATGCCGCCTTTCGGCGGGAGCACGGTTGGATGCCGGACGCGTTCGAGTTCCGCTTCGGACGCGCGGAGAAGCGTCCGGTCGAGATCGCGGGAGGGCTTCGCATCCGGGGGAGGATCGACCGGCTCGATCGGTCGCTCGGCGGGCGTGTCCTCGTCGTCGACTACAAAAGGAGCGGGCGCGGGGGCCGCGCGGAGCTCGAGCGCGGGCTTCGCGAGGAGCGGAATCTCGCGCTCCCTCTCTACGTGCTCGCCGCGGCGGAGCGGACCGGCATGCGCCCGGCCGGAGCGTTTCTTCTCTCCGTGCGCGAGGGACGGCGCGTCGGCTTCTACGACCTCTCGCTCGCGGGCGAGGGGATCGTTCCCGATCCGAAGAAAGCGCGTGCCTCGGCGGCGCTCGAGGAAGAGGATTTCGCGGAGAGACTTCGCCGCGCGGCCGCCGTCGCGCGCGAGGCGGCGGAGAGCGTGCGGAAGGGGAGCTTCCCGGTCGAGCCGGCGGACGAGAAGGTGTGCGACTCGCTCGGGTGCCCGTATGGGGATCTCTGCCGCGTCGTGCTCGCCGCGCGCGAGGAGGAGGGAGGGGAAGAGGAATGA
- a CDS encoding T9SS type A sorting domain-containing protein, whose translation MRSSLSAGLLSLFTLLFSSPSACARTWHILPDGTGDAPTIQAGIDSAAAGDTVSLGNGTYSGDGNRDIQFMGKAIVVRSASGDPSLCVLDCQGSAEDQHRGFFFGSGEGRASVLEGITITGGYADAALGWYGGAIRCASSSSPTIRTCVLEGNHAARGGGLYSHGSGPEIRDCVFRSNTTRSGGYGGGAYVEAGSEAPELGLRGCFFDSNGGTATGFGGGLFCGQPRGVIQDCVFRNNRAQTGGGAACFEWGDATFEDCLFEGNHASWMGGGVYWVYSCYAITEEPIVARRCVFVGNDAWTGGGLYLTYSFADDLPCLPNPLQVEECTFFGNASTDEGSCIYANGYGEEYGSCDPPTITSSILAFGLGGEAISSFSDPFGPVLECCDLFGNEGGDWIGWVANQHGVAGNFSADPLSCDAENGDFTLDAASPCLNAPGCGPIGAFGEGCVLTAVAESGPLPRRAFGVFVSPNPANGRAVLWYSLPGNASSTIEVFDLAGRLVRALAAPGAEGSILWDGKDGAGRDVAAGVYFVRAADRDPAETKRVILVR comes from the coding sequence ATGCGCTCTTCCCTTTCCGCAGGGCTTCTCTCTCTCTTCACTCTCCTCTTTTCTTCCCCTTCCGCATGCGCCCGAACGTGGCACATTCTCCCCGACGGCACGGGCGACGCCCCGACGATTCAGGCGGGGATCGACTCGGCGGCGGCGGGGGACACGGTCTCGCTCGGGAACGGAACCTACTCAGGCGACGGGAACCGGGACATCCAGTTCATGGGTAAAGCGATCGTCGTCCGCTCGGCGAGTGGAGATCCCTCTCTCTGCGTGCTGGATTGCCAGGGGTCGGCTGAAGATCAGCACCGCGGCTTCTTCTTCGGTTCCGGAGAAGGGCGCGCTTCGGTTCTCGAGGGGATCACGATCACGGGGGGATACGCGGACGCAGCGCTCGGTTGGTACGGCGGCGCGATCCGATGCGCGTCCTCATCGTCTCCGACGATCCGGACTTGCGTTCTGGAGGGGAACCACGCGGCCCGCGGGGGCGGCCTTTACTCGCATGGAAGCGGCCCCGAGATTCGCGACTGCGTCTTTCGTTCGAACACGACCCGATCGGGAGGCTATGGAGGGGGGGCGTACGTCGAGGCGGGGAGCGAAGCGCCGGAGCTTGGCCTCCGCGGCTGCTTCTTCGACTCGAACGGGGGGACCGCGACGGGCTTCGGCGGAGGGCTCTTCTGCGGCCAGCCGAGAGGCGTGATTCAGGATTGCGTCTTCCGGAACAACCGGGCGCAAACGGGCGGCGGCGCCGCGTGTTTCGAGTGGGGCGATGCGACGTTCGAGGATTGCCTCTTCGAGGGGAACCACGCGAGCTGGATGGGGGGTGGGGTGTATTGGGTCTACTCCTGCTACGCGATTACGGAAGAGCCGATCGTGGCGAGACGATGCGTGTTCGTCGGGAACGACGCATGGACAGGCGGCGGGTTGTATCTCACCTACTCCTTCGCCGACGACCTCCCTTGTCTCCCCAACCCGCTTCAGGTGGAGGAATGCACGTTCTTCGGGAACGCCTCGACTGACGAGGGGAGCTGCATCTACGCCAATGGGTACGGCGAGGAGTATGGGTCTTGCGATCCACCGACCATCACCTCGAGCATTCTGGCGTTCGGCCTCGGAGGAGAGGCGATCTCTAGTTTCTCGGATCCGTTCGGGCCCGTGCTGGAGTGCTGCGACCTCTTCGGCAACGAAGGAGGAGATTGGATCGGGTGGGTCGCGAACCAGCACGGGGTGGCCGGCAACTTCTCCGCCGATCCGCTCTCCTGCGACGCCGAGAACGGCGACTTCACGCTCGACGCCGCTTCCCCCTGCCTGAACGCGCCCGGCTGCGGGCCGATCGGTGCGTTCGGAGAGGGGTGCGTGCTGACCGCGGTGGCGGAGTCCGGACCGCTTCCGCGCCGCGCGTTCGGCGTGTTCGTGTCGCCGAACCCGGCGAATGGGCGCGCGGTCCTTTGGTACTCGCTCCCCGGAAACGCTTCCTCGACGATCGAGGTGTTCGATCTCGCGGGCCGGCTCGTGCGCGCGCTCGCCGCCCCGGGCGCGGAGGGAAGCATCCTCTGGGACGGCAAGGACGGAGCGGGGCGCGACGTTGCCGCGGGGGTGTACTTCGTCCGCGCGGCGGATCGCGATCCCGCCGAAACGAAGCGCGTGATCCTCGTTCGCTGA
- a CDS encoding UvrD-helicase domain-containing protein: MTAGEDRPWLDGLTDAQKEAAGAPEVNLWVTAGAGTGKTKVLAARYLHLHLCENVPIAKLLAITFTEKAADEMRARIAERLRAHGRLDSLREISHAPIHTIDSLCYRIVREHGEAAGLEPAAEVLDPVDAEEWQEKVWIRVLDCWWESRREDALRLFRALPWRVGAAHAGGIDPWPLFSLLRAIRTAGRRLEEVPFVPELEPERRAVVRSLEELFPEIETLHASTVPVATKEKLAALLALRGVPPDRRSAAFAEARAAVSRVVAKAAKEAVGGAIDRLDRWASIEEEARLEGPRRLLGELVADFHRSFAEEKRKAGVMDFLDLEEGALRILENETAAREIRSRYAYLLLDECQDTNELQLRIVRRLQNQRRLLAVGDAKQSIYAFRDADVTAFLAMNEELGDSARRVELDSNFRSRPEILRWVNLLFPKIWGANDAMRVPYLPLEPSETKTYPPKERPSVEILFVEGTDIREAREREAGLLADRLREIHRERLDDLAYKDMVLLLRSTSDLQVYERALRSRGIPTAVAVGRGFFQTREVTDLLAGLALVDDPSDDLALAAALRSPLAGLADEDLGLLLIGRKEHGPSLWDEIRGGERLSSLSPRGREKAARFAELLQDLRSLRGRVPPFRLLERLVEETRYIDAHLLLADGLRFRANVRKLLELARGLEEREELSLPEAIRTLERFRYTRLREPESAVDVERDAVRLFTIHGAKGMEFPLVAVVDLGRKPRVDRPAFLYRKELGVGVRERPKRGAKEIRPFLYAEIDRRARSFAEAEEIRLLYVALTRAERHLILSGCRTERAEGWLARVEDAIPVPREPGVHAIEGVPVEVLGRAPAGAREGPPLLPSAVAADPGRYGKGADAARVERAASRLAAPPLEAGADEDGRTVTAVQAFVSCPRRHRLSRRFPLPRRASGGEEGSARVGTAFHRLMEAHWNGRAAEEPVIEPELLAWKERFLSFPEIARLDRASGPEGEVSFAAKVSGRPLRGVLDFLARTERGFFLVDYKTDRASPAEILVRYRVSLGLYRWAVRVLVREASPVEAAIYAARSGVLLPVADGEAEAAEALARYDRAEAEGDFPATRNDACPFCPHRRGCPAFDA, translated from the coding sequence ATGACCGCGGGAGAGGACCGCCCCTGGCTCGACGGTCTCACCGATGCGCAGAAGGAAGCCGCCGGAGCGCCGGAGGTGAACCTCTGGGTGACGGCGGGAGCCGGCACGGGGAAGACGAAGGTCCTCGCCGCGCGCTACCTTCATCTGCACCTCTGCGAGAACGTCCCGATCGCGAAGCTCCTCGCGATCACGTTCACCGAGAAAGCGGCGGACGAGATGCGCGCGAGAATCGCCGAACGGCTCCGCGCCCACGGCCGGCTCGATTCCCTCCGCGAGATCTCGCACGCGCCGATCCACACGATCGATTCGCTCTGCTACCGGATCGTCCGCGAGCACGGCGAGGCGGCCGGTCTGGAACCGGCGGCCGAGGTTCTCGATCCGGTCGACGCGGAGGAGTGGCAGGAGAAAGTCTGGATCCGCGTTCTCGATTGCTGGTGGGAGTCGCGGCGCGAGGACGCGCTTCGTCTCTTCCGCGCGCTCCCGTGGAGGGTCGGCGCCGCGCACGCGGGGGGGATCGACCCGTGGCCTCTCTTCTCTCTCCTTCGCGCGATCCGGACGGCCGGGCGCCGGCTCGAGGAGGTTCCATTCGTTCCCGAACTCGAGCCGGAGCGCCGCGCGGTCGTCCGGTCGCTCGAGGAGCTCTTTCCGGAGATCGAGACGCTTCATGCATCCACCGTTCCGGTCGCGACGAAGGAGAAGCTGGCGGCCCTTCTCGCGCTCCGGGGCGTCCCCCCCGACCGGCGGAGCGCCGCGTTCGCGGAAGCGAGGGCCGCCGTGAGCCGCGTCGTGGCGAAGGCGGCGAAGGAGGCGGTCGGGGGCGCGATCGATCGTCTCGATCGCTGGGCGTCGATCGAGGAGGAGGCGCGCCTCGAGGGCCCGCGGCGCCTCCTCGGCGAGCTCGTCGCCGACTTCCATCGTTCCTTCGCCGAGGAGAAGAGGAAGGCGGGAGTGATGGACTTTCTCGACCTCGAGGAGGGGGCGCTTCGCATCCTCGAGAATGAAACCGCCGCGCGGGAGATCCGCTCGCGCTACGCGTACCTCCTTCTCGACGAGTGTCAGGACACGAACGAGCTCCAGCTCCGCATCGTGCGGCGTCTCCAAAACCAAAGGCGCCTCCTCGCCGTCGGCGACGCGAAGCAATCGATCTACGCCTTCCGCGACGCGGACGTCACCGCCTTTCTCGCGATGAACGAGGAGCTCGGCGATTCGGCCCGGCGGGTCGAGCTCGACTCGAACTTCCGAAGCCGCCCCGAGATTCTTCGATGGGTCAATCTTCTCTTTCCGAAGATCTGGGGCGCGAACGACGCGATGCGAGTTCCCTACCTGCCCCTCGAGCCGTCGGAGACCAAGACCTATCCTCCGAAAGAGCGCCCGTCGGTCGAGATCCTCTTTGTCGAGGGAACCGACATCCGGGAAGCGCGCGAGCGCGAGGCCGGGCTTCTCGCCGACCGCCTCCGGGAGATCCATCGCGAGCGGCTCGACGACCTCGCCTACAAGGACATGGTGCTCCTCCTCCGGAGCACGTCCGATCTCCAGGTCTACGAGCGCGCGCTCCGCTCGCGCGGGATCCCGACGGCGGTGGCGGTCGGGCGCGGGTTCTTCCAGACGCGCGAGGTGACCGATCTCCTCGCCGGGCTCGCGCTCGTCGACGATCCGTCCGACGATCTCGCGCTCGCGGCCGCCCTTCGCTCCCCTCTCGCCGGCCTCGCGGACGAGGATCTCGGGCTTCTGCTCATCGGACGGAAGGAACACGGGCCTTCCCTGTGGGACGAGATCCGCGGAGGGGAGAGGCTCTCCTCGCTTTCGCCGCGCGGTCGGGAGAAGGCGGCTCGATTCGCGGAGCTCCTTCAGGATCTCCGATCGCTTCGAGGGCGGGTCCCGCCCTTTCGTCTTCTCGAGCGGCTCGTCGAGGAAACCCGGTACATCGACGCGCACCTTCTTCTCGCCGACGGGCTTCGCTTCCGCGCGAACGTGAGGAAACTCCTCGAGCTTGCGCGCGGCCTCGAGGAACGGGAGGAGCTTTCGCTCCCCGAAGCGATCCGCACGCTCGAGCGTTTTCGCTACACGAGATTGCGAGAGCCGGAGTCTGCGGTCGACGTCGAGCGGGACGCGGTCCGGCTCTTCACGATCCACGGGGCGAAAGGGATGGAGTTTCCGCTCGTCGCGGTCGTCGATCTCGGGCGGAAGCCGCGCGTTGACCGCCCCGCGTTTCTCTATCGGAAGGAGCTTGGGGTCGGCGTCCGCGAACGGCCGAAGAGAGGCGCGAAAGAAATCCGGCCGTTTCTTTATGCGGAAATCGATCGGCGCGCGAGGAGCTTCGCCGAGGCGGAGGAGATTCGTCTTCTCTATGTCGCTCTCACGAGGGCCGAGCGGCATCTCATCCTCTCCGGATGCCGGACTGAACGCGCGGAGGGATGGCTCGCGCGCGTGGAGGACGCGATCCCGGTCCCGAGGGAACCCGGAGTCCACGCGATCGAGGGGGTGCCGGTCGAGGTGCTCGGACGGGCGCCGGCCGGCGCGCGCGAAGGGCCTCCTCTTCTCCCCTCGGCGGTCGCCGCGGATCCCGGGCGTTACGGGAAGGGAGCGGATGCGGCGAGGGTCGAGCGCGCCGCGTCCAGGCTCGCGGCTCCGCCGCTCGAGGCGGGAGCGGACGAGGACGGGCGCACGGTGACCGCGGTTCAGGCGTTCGTCTCGTGCCCGCGGCGCCATCGGCTTTCGAGGCGGTTCCCCCTGCCGCGGCGCGCATCGGGCGGCGAGGAAGGGAGCGCGCGCGTCGGGACGGCGTTCCACCGGCTGATGGAAGCGCACTGGAACGGCCGCGCGGCGGAAGAGCCGGTAATCGAACCCGAGCTTCTCGCGTGGAAGGAGCGCTTTCTCTCGTTTCCCGAGATCGCGCGGCTCGACCGCGCATCGGGCCCGGAGGGGGAGGTCTCGTTCGCGGCGAAGGTCAGCGGGCGCCCGCTCCGCGGCGTTCTCGATTTCTTGGCGCGCACCGAGCGCGGCTTCTTCCTCGTCGATTACAAGACCGACCGCGCGTCTCCCGCGGAGATCCTCGTGCGGTATCGAGTATCTTTAGGTCTTTATCGTTGGGCCGTGCGGGTTCTCGTGCGGGAGGCGAGTCCGGTCGAGGCGGCGATCTACGCCGCGAGGAGCGGCGTCCTCCTTCCGGTCGCGGACGGCGAGGCGGAAGCGGCCGAGGCTCTCGCCCGCTACGACCGCGCGGAAGCGGAAGGGGACTTCCCGGCGACCCGCAACGACGCCTGCCCCTTCTGTCCCCACCGCCGAGGCTGCCCCGCCTTCGACGCGTAG